ttcaaacatttcaccAATTAAAGCTCCAGGTAAAAATAGTAAAAGATTTTCTTTACCCTGAATATCAGCAGGAATATGATACTTGAAATACCAATCAGGGTATCACCAATTCGAATGTCACCAATATGCTGGAATGCTTTAACAATCTTCTCAATATTGGAAGAAGTTTTGTATTCAAGACCAAGCAGTCTTTCTAGTTGTCCAAGAATAATGATCACAGATGTAGCCGAGGTAAATCCAGACGTCACTGGCATTGAGATAAAATCCACCAAGAATCCTGTCAGAATTAAAGATCATCTGTATAGAAATTTGATGTTTCATCCTATACTAATTTGTTGCTTCACAAACCCAAGTTAAGCAGTCCAAATGTTAATTCCATGCATCCGGCGAGAAAACCAAGGAGAAACACAAAGTCTAATGGTAGGCCTCGGGTATATTCAAGCGTCAAGAGTGACATTAAAGAAGTAGGGCCGATAGATACttctttgatttttccaaaaaatacgTAGATTAAACTACCCGCAAACGCAGAATAGAGTCCGTACTGTAGAagaaacttattttcaatACAACGAAACAAAATTAACTTTCACTGTATcatctttttttaatcacaacTTTGTGCATACCTGAACAGGCAATCCAGCTAGCGCGGCGTATGCTATGCTTTGAGGAATCATGGTCAACCCTAGAGTTATCCCTGCGATGAAATCCGACACTGCATCTAGGTGTGTGTATCGTGGAAACCATTCCAATATAGGAATAAATTGGGATATTTTGTCCACGTAGGTTGAAGATCCAACTTTATCCtcatcttcctcttcctcgatCGTAATCGATCCTTTCATTGAcactataaaaaattcaagtattaACAGATACAAAGTTGGTGGTCaattcagattttcatccaACATATACTTGGTACCTGGTACCTgggtaattaaattttttttaggaaaataataatataccgtACAGGTCAGAGCAATCGACAGAGTTTACAAACTTTTTGAACGTGACTTGGGGGTTCGATGGATGTACCAATTCGATACTTACAATTCGACATTCGCGGTGGTACTTGGAATGGATTTTGATAGAAATTTGGTGCGAAGAACACGTTGGTGTATCACGAAGAGTGATATAAATCGAATGTTTCATCTCTACGGTATATGAGCGTCAATAATTCTTATCTGCGTGACTTGAGTCAACATCAAACAGTGAAATCCACGTAAATTCACACCGTGCAAAGCCTCCATTCGCGATATTTTTGTGACCTAGAAAGTGCCACTGTATTGATAAGGTTTTCAcctaatgataaaaaatacgttttaGCAAAACATACATTAGCCCGCATCTGTAAGGAATATGCGTTTATAGCGCATTTAACAGTATGTTATAGCAGCATTCTCGCCATCCTACATACAACAGTCTTATGAGTTATGACGCGGATAAGGAAATATCATCTAAAACAGCAAGAAACGAAgcgattttaataatttattgcacATTTCACTATTTGCACAGCACTTGACAACTGAATTCGGTGActatttataattacaatcaCTATTATGTATTGAATACTAGATTATTGATAGgaaaataatgtataaatcgtggataaaaaaaatttgaaatactgaataattataaaatctgCTTAAATAAAATGCATTCAATTATCGTTAAAGATCTCAGTGACTTGAATTTACGTATATTAAAAttctatcaaaaaaatttttatttgtaagtAATTTCGAATATCTTTAACTTGATGTTAATACCAACTTGGTATAAATCATAATATGTATGttagattttttatatattacaagtaaaaaaaaaaaacactctgtttcaattttaatataatacTCTGTTATATCTCTGTAAAAATCCATAACATGCTAATAAAACATATTGTTCTATCACATATGTTTCAGAATTTGTAGATAAATACATAACTCCAGCTTTGTCGTGCTTGATTTCgcagtgagtttttttttttttttaatctaatgTACAACCGTGTAATTGATATcagttaatttattattataataatttgtttaaaatgacGTCCTGTTAATCACAGGGCGTCCTTTTTAACTAATAGTATCATCTCAAGAACCATAATTTAATGTAAcccaaattatattatatattttgtccaatttataataaatttaacgcAGTTTCTTATTGATTTGGTCTACTAGTTCATCCACCCTTTGAGAGACCCCGCGAAACTTGCTCGGTTCTGGGCCAATCATTTGAATTAGTTGCGGTACTTCCTGTCCGCTGATTTGCGTAAAGCGAGCTAGTGCTTTCATACAACGGAATAGTTGCTCCTCGGATGGATTGCTGTTGAAGTACTGTAGAAGTGCCATTGTCAGCTCAACGGCTACGTCATCGAACACCTAAATTGAGAGGGTTCATAAGAATCGGCAAAAATATTGGATGCCTTGGacagttttttgaaatttgtgcTGAAATGGATTCGCAGTGTTCCTTGGTAGCAACTGTACTGCATGAATtctatatgtaatataaacCAATTTTGGTATAATAGGAGAACTGGAAGTAATGAATAGCTGTTCAAATTCCCATTACACTTCGAGTCAATGTCTATTTGATAGTAACGAATAAAGGTTCGTTGACAATTAGCAAGTATTCAATTCAGTATATATTGTGTATTTGTCTTACTAATAAACTTATTTACAGAAGGGACTTTAACAGCTGTACCTTAGAAATGCTGCCTTTTGGTAAAAGTTGCCGAAGATTTTTgcttttgttcattttctgaaaaaaatatccaatacCTGCAGAAGTatctattcaaattttgatatttttgcaGCTGAATCTAGTTAGTACGAATAAACGTATCATCATTTATTGCGTCACATAGTAATAGGATAATAATTGCTGATACCCATAAGCCGTGAATTCATATTGCAAGCATGCCAGTtaacttgaataaattttgtaggAAACTCTATACCCAAAGCAGTTTTAATAGCTCATCAGTTTAGACAGATAATAGGCCAAAGCTGCAGGAAATAAGGCAGCACTTCTATTCAGTAGTATCTCAGGCTGCAGCTACAACAATCTATATATGTTACAGACGCGAATATTACACAATGAGAACTCTGTTCTCAACTAAATTTAGTATGAGAGATTGATAATTTTCACATGTTGAAATGTTAGTGACAATCCGTTGAACACCCATTCATTGCTTCTATTCTAAATTCTGTCACCTACTTctatgtatagaaacaaattgCTCGATGTAACTTTTGTCTGATAGTTATATTACACAAAAGGACGCAAGTAAAATGGATCTTTTTATGTGCCAAACGTTCGTACAAaagctttttttcataatcagAAAATTCTAAAGACCTTGTACATAGGCTAGCACTATAATGGTGATTTACCGAGTGATTTTTAAAATAGAATTTCAAGTCATTACTCTACGAATGACAAGAATATAAATAAGTTATTTACGTCTTGTCAAATCACCACGAAATCATCGATACGAGATGAGAAATTATTACTAAGCAGTAAACATGcgaagaaaagtgaaatttgcGTAACGTCTTTCTAATAATGTGAGGCACATAGTTAACAGCTGTAagtaaaagtttaaaaaagttaattGATAAGCTGGATATAGGATACAGACCACAGTTTTTACCTCCTTGCAAGCAAGGTTGTGAATGATCGCTGCGCCTCGTTCTTGTAATTCAGGGGTTTCGGAGAGAAGCGAGTGTACAGCGACTTTCGTTGTCACTCTGATATTGCTGATGTTCTGGTTTTGATGGGGCCATTCAGAAATGTACAAGAGCCATTCTGAACTGCttagattttcaaacatatttgCCATCTAGAAAAATATACGTTACGTATCTTAGTGTAGTGTTCTCTCCCTTCAAATATCATGTTGAATTTGGGTTCGATTATTTCAATGCTAATATTCAAATGCTCCACAACCAAGATGTTTACTTACAAATAATGATAAGGAGAGTTGTTCTTCGTGTGGGTGACGATCAATGTCAAAAGCATAATTCATCAGAATATGTTCTCTGCGATCTTGgtgtaaaagtaaaatgacATCGTCTTTCAGAGCTGCAACTGCCAGTACGTTCAAAAGTCGCACTCTAACTGCTGCATCGAGGGATTTATCGTAGAGCAAACGTCCTGTTAATGAGAAATAATCACATcagaggtggaaaaaaattacgcacTTCACCTCCTGTACGATccttgacaaaaaataaaaacctatGAAATTCAGGAAATTATCTCCCAGTGCCCAAGAGCCTTCATCTTCCAGCACATACTGGTGAAGTTCCTCGAGGCTCTTCTGTTCAGCTTCGTTCAGTTTACCATCGACCAGGCCAACCAAAGCGTCAAAGTCAACCCTCGCGTCCACTGTATCTTTGAAAACTACAGGTGGATCACGTtggcgttttttttcttcaatatcacGTCGTTCATCTGCTTCCATTTGTAACACTCTGTCCGATGGCAACATTTCCGCACCGGTGTCGCCATTGGTAGATTGAATTTCACTAATTACACCTGAAAACAGAATGATATTTTGCTTGATGGCTAATATAAGTCGATACTCCATTTTTCTCGTCTTgcttaaaaatgaaaaaaactcacTAGTTTATGAAATTATCAAACACTGTTGTGTGCATGTAATGTTCTGACGGGAATACTGATATGCAGCTTTGTTAGTAGTATTATCAGAAGATGAGACAATACAGATCGCAACGATTGACCTATACTTATCACGATCATTCACGAGTCACAGTTAATTAGTGTAATTTGTGTTCTATGGGGACATACTCTCACTTTCTGCCATTGCTGCGTTATAGCTGCTTGGTTCAGTGCTATTGCTTCCGCTACCGCTACTGCTCTTgtctttcttctccttcttcttcttttttttctttcgctctTTCTTTGCCAACTTCTCGTTGATTACGTTCCTCCTTTCCTCCAAAGCTATTGAgttcaatctaaaaatgaaaattcctgGTAAAACATGCGTTAACGATAATTGATCGAGATCTAAGTAATACAAGTAATGCTTAACAGTCATGTCATCATCAAATTTCGCTTGCACATATTTTGCTACAGTCGAATTGAAagataaacaataataattaaatttcttgtGCCAATGTTACAAGCATAATATTATCATAATGAGAGTATATTGGGAAATAGGTATGCAAGGAATAAAACCAAGATATGTAACACattcatgtatattatatttattcaacagtATATACTATTTGTGTTAAACTGCAGAATAGAAATCAGCTGTGCAGTTCGATAGAACTTCACTAGTGCTAACTTTAATACGGTCAACAACCCTTATTTCCCAGTCCTATCTCTGACGACTTGCGTCAGTTATGAAGGCTACGATGATTTGCAGGCAAGCACAGTCAACAGCTAAGGGATCCCACCAAGCATTTCACACCAACAAAGTTTTACTATACTGAAGCCCAAGAAAGCATAAAGCAGAGAAGAAcgctgaaaattcagaagtaTAAGAGAGATTTGATATTTGTAAATGGAGGTATTTCTACAACCTTGTTTGTCTCTTCAATAGTAAAGTTCAATGAAATCTGTTACAGAAAAGCTTATTACGTTGTTAGTTGGCTACAGATCACTTTaaagtagaaaattatttatcaccaCACCACATAACGAGCACAAATTATTGAAAAGCTATTTTCTTTTAGAAAAAGGACGAGACCTCGCTTCTTCGATAGCTGAATTCAGGCGTTGAAAATCAGGTGATTCCTCTCGATGAATTCTAGGTTCGACGAATCTTTGACCACTCGAAAAGCCTGAACTAGCTCCGTTACTTAATGTGTCTATCAAGGGTCTCAGAGCTTGTCCTATTGGCCTACAAAATACGTTTTAGCTATAAGTATTCATATTTTACTAGAATACAAGCTACCTTGAATTAACTTTTAGATATTCGTAATTagatgttcaaaatttttacatcggtgttagaaatttcaaacttacgTGCTAAGTATTTCTTCCGGTAGATCAAGAATGTATTTAGGGATGCCTTTTCCGACCAAAAAGTTGCTCACTTCGTCAGTAAAACAGTTGCAGTTGTGTTTGAACAGGTCGTAAGTCCCAGGTCTAATAAAATCAACGCACAGCCATGTGTGTAAGTACAGTCGACAGTGCATGAGAGcacaaaatatttcttttaaagctgatagaaaaatttatttcaacaagaTGGTTATTACTCACGCAAATTTCGAGGTACCAAGACCGTTAATGTATTCAAGGAACACTGAATATGGAAGATAGGTATCACCAACTTTCTCCACCTTCAATGGCTCACCAAGTTCAGTTCCACCctgtcaaaaacaaaaaaaaaaaacaaaaaaacacgtCTGAATAGAGAAtaccaaaaatataattgaattcatgttttattttcatatctattgatactattatttatacagcACTGTGCAGATTCCAGCACCCAAGTCACACGGTAAGCTAGATAGAGACGAGGGAGGTACATCATCCAATGAATAAGATGACTATAATTAGAAGAGTGGGCAGTGTACCAATCTGCTGCGCATCGGCTGGGGTAATTGCCTATAAGCCTAGTTCATAATATACGGATGTGTAAAATTCTTAAGTAATTATGTGGCATTTTAAGTTCCATCAGCTTGATGTATGAATTAGCACAGTACGTGAGACAAGTGCCGGTTGCCAACAAGGTGCAATACGAATTATAATGTGAAATCAATTCCGTTATTCtagtttcttattttatattatgtcTTAAGATGTGATGTTTTTGGTCAACATATCAATAtaagattataaatatttgaaagtttGGTATCAAAATCGTATTAAGCTAATAAACTCGTTTCCACGTGATTAAAATTCATGCATGCAAAAATcttgcaaaagaaaaatatttgaaaaaaccattttgatattcgaaatttcaaacgatcatttcttcaatattgttacctcaaacaaaatttgtcaaatgaGTCACGGTTAAAAATAACTTGTGATCACCGGcgcttgtaaaaaaaaaaaataagaaaactctCGAACGCACTTAA
This is a stretch of genomic DNA from Diprion similis isolate iyDipSimi1 chromosome 9, iyDipSimi1.1, whole genome shotgun sequence. It encodes these proteins:
- the LOC124410437 gene encoding uncharacterized protein LOC124410437 isoform X1, producing MDDSEEVGTIVELYIYDLTKGMAAVMSQMLIGRNLEGIWHTAIVAYGREYFFGPTGIQSVRPGGTELGEPLKVEKVGDTYLPYSVFLEYINGLGTSKFAPGTYDLFKHNCNCFTDEVSNFLVGKGIPKYILDLPEEILSTPIGQALRPLIDTLSNGASSGFSSGQRFVEPRIHREESPDFQRLNSAIEEARLNSIALEERRNVINEKLAKKERKKKKKKKEKKDKSSSGSGSNSTEPSSYNAAMAESESVISEIQSTNGDTGAEMLPSDRVLQMEADERRDIEEKKRQRDPPVVFKDTVDARVDFDALVGLVDGKLNEAEQKSLEELHQYVLEDEGSWALGDNFLNFIGRLLYDKSLDAAVRVRLLNVLAVAALKDDVILLLHQDRREHILMNYAFDIDRHPHEEQLSLSLFMANMFENLSSSEWLLYISEWPHQNQNISNIRVTTKVAVHSLLSETPELQERGAAIIHNLACKEKMNKSKNLRQLLPKGSISKVFDDVAVELTMALLQYFNSNPSEEQLFRCMKALARFTQISGQEVPQLIQMIGPEPSKFRGVSQRVDELVDQINKKLR
- the LOC124410437 gene encoding uncharacterized protein LOC124410437 isoform X3; the encoded protein is MDDSEEVGTIVELYIYDLTKGMAAVMSQMLIGRNLEGIWHTAIVAYGREYFFGPTGIQSVRPGGTELGEPLKVEKVGDTYLPYSVFLEYINGLGTSKFAPGTYDLFKHNCNCFTDEVSNFLVGKGIPKYILDLPEEILSTPIGQALRPLIDTLSNGASSGFSSGQRFVEPRIHREESPDFQRLNSAIEEARLNSIALEERRNVINEKLAKKERKKKKKKKEKKDKSSSGSGSNSTEPSSYNAAMAESESVISEIQSTNGDTGAEMLPSDRVLQMEADERRDIEEKKRQRDPPVVFKDTVDARVDFDALVGLVDGKLNEAEQKSLEELHQYVLEDEGSWALGDNFLNFIGRLLYDKSLDAAVRVRLLNVLAVAALKDDVILLLHQDRREHILMNYAFDIDRHPHEEQLSLSLFMANMFENLSSSEWLLYISEWPHQNQNISNIRVTTKVAVHSLLSETPELQERGAAIIHNLACKEVKTVVFDDVAVELTMALLQYFNSNPSEEQLFRCMKALARFTQISGQEVPQLIQMIGPEPSKFRGVSQRVDELVDQINKKLR
- the LOC124410437 gene encoding uncharacterized protein LOC124410437 isoform X4, coding for MDDSEEVGTIVELYIYDLTKGMAAVMSQMLIGRNLEGIWHTAIVAYGREYFFGPTGIQSVRPGGTELGEPLKVEKVGDTYLPYSVFLEYINGLGTSKFAPGTYDLFKHNCNCFTDEVSNFLVGKGIPKYILDLPEEILSTPIGQALRPLIDTLSNGASSGFSSGQRFVEPRIHREESPDFQRLNSAIEEARLNSIALEERRNVINEKLAKKERKKKKKKKEKKDKSSSGSGSNSTEPSSYNAAMAESESVISEIQSTNGDTGAEMLPSDRVLQMEADERRDIEEKKRQRDPPVVFKDTVDARVDFDALVGLVDGKLNEAEQKSLEELHQYVLEDEGSWALGDNFLNFIGRLLYDKSLDAAVRVRLLNVLAVAALKDDVILLLHQDRREHILMNYAFDIDRHPHEEQLSLSLFMANMFENLSSSEWLLYISEWPHQNQNISNIRVTTKVAVHSLLSETPELQERGAAIIHNLACKEVFDDVAVELTMALLQYFNSNPSEEQLFRCMKALARFTQISGQEVPQLIQMIGPEPSKFRGVSQRVDELVDQINKKLR
- the LOC124410437 gene encoding uncharacterized protein LOC124410437 isoform X2, whose protein sequence is MDDSEEVGTIVELYIYDLTKGMAAVMSQMLIGRNLEGIWHTAIVAYGREYFFGPTGIQSVRPGGTELGEPLKVEKVGDTYLPYSVFLEYINGLGTSKFAPGTYDLFKHNCNCFTDEVSNFLVGKGIPKYILDLPEEILSTPIGQALRPLIDTLSNGASSGFSSGQRFVEPRIHREESPDFQRLNSAIEEARLNSIALEERRNVINEKLAKKERKKKKKKKEKKDKSSSGSGSNSTEPSSYNAAMAESVISEIQSTNGDTGAEMLPSDRVLQMEADERRDIEEKKRQRDPPVVFKDTVDARVDFDALVGLVDGKLNEAEQKSLEELHQYVLEDEGSWALGDNFLNFIGRLLYDKSLDAAVRVRLLNVLAVAALKDDVILLLHQDRREHILMNYAFDIDRHPHEEQLSLSLFMANMFENLSSSEWLLYISEWPHQNQNISNIRVTTKVAVHSLLSETPELQERGAAIIHNLACKEKMNKSKNLRQLLPKGSISKVFDDVAVELTMALLQYFNSNPSEEQLFRCMKALARFTQISGQEVPQLIQMIGPEPSKFRGVSQRVDELVDQINKKLR